From Verrucomicrobiia bacterium, the proteins below share one genomic window:
- a CDS encoding DUF1501 domain-containing protein has translation MDPLPAFNRRRFLHRNALGIGGVALAWLLRRDRLLATPPAVPRQPASFDLQPKAPPQPARARAMISLFMHGGPSHIDLFDPKPEIDRRAGQDYPGDITYSFIDRASKTLFPSPWSFARHGDCGMDVSELLPHFARIVDDVCLIRSMHTDINGHEPSIWSMNTGRPQPGRPALGSWITYALGSESQDLPAYVVLSDPGGHPVDGARNWSNGWLPPLFQGTVVRSREPRILNLDPPPHLRGDLQRQNLDLLALLNREHLARHPGEHDLEARIASYELAARMQVAAREALDLSGESEATRRLYGLDDPVTREYGTRCLIARRLVERGVRFVQLFVNGQIWDHHENLRKNLIDCCRKTDQPAAALVLDLKARGLLDSTLVHWGGEIGRLPVTENHGPADKAGRDHNGQGFSTWLAGGGIRGGTIYGATDAFGHKAVENPVSPADYHATLLHLFGLQHADLTFHFNGQSQTLTDGKPCRIVHEILS, from the coding sequence ATGGACCCCCTCCCCGCCTTCAACCGCCGCCGCTTCCTCCACCGCAACGCCCTCGGCATCGGCGGCGTCGCCCTCGCCTGGCTCCTCCGTCGTGACCGTCTCCTCGCCACGCCGCCCGCCGTCCCGCGCCAGCCCGCCTCCTTCGATCTCCAACCCAAGGCGCCGCCCCAGCCCGCCCGCGCCCGCGCCATGATCTCCCTCTTCATGCATGGCGGCCCGAGCCACATCGACCTCTTCGATCCCAAACCCGAAATCGACCGCCGCGCCGGCCAGGATTACCCCGGCGACATCACCTACAGCTTCATCGACCGCGCCAGCAAGACCCTCTTCCCAAGCCCCTGGTCCTTCGCCCGCCACGGTGACTGCGGCATGGACGTCTCCGAACTCCTCCCTCACTTCGCCCGCATTGTCGATGACGTCTGCCTCATCCGTTCGATGCACACCGACATCAACGGACACGAACCCTCCATCTGGTCCATGAACACCGGCCGGCCCCAACCCGGCCGCCCCGCCCTCGGCTCCTGGATCACCTACGCCCTCGGCTCCGAATCCCAGGACCTCCCCGCCTACGTCGTCCTCTCCGATCCCGGCGGCCATCCCGTGGACGGCGCCCGCAACTGGTCCAACGGCTGGCTGCCCCCGCTCTTCCAGGGCACCGTCGTCCGCTCCCGCGAACCCCGCATCCTCAACCTCGATCCCCCGCCCCACCTCCGCGGCGACCTCCAGCGCCAGAACCTCGATCTCCTCGCCCTCCTCAACCGCGAACACCTCGCCCGTCACCCGGGCGAACACGACCTCGAAGCCCGCATCGCCAGCTACGAACTCGCCGCCCGCATGCAGGTCGCCGCCAGGGAAGCCCTCGATCTCTCCGGCGAATCCGAGGCCACACGCCGCCTCTACGGCCTCGACGACCCCGTCACCCGCGAGTACGGCACCCGCTGCCTCATCGCCCGTCGCCTCGTCGAACGCGGCGTCCGCTTCGTCCAGCTCTTCGTCAACGGTCAGATCTGGGATCACCACGAAAACCTCCGCAAAAACCTCATCGACTGCTGCCGCAAGACCGACCAGCCCGCCGCCGCCCTCGTCCTCGACCTCAAGGCCCGCGGCCTCCTCGACTCGACCCTCGTCCACTGGGGCGGCGAAATCGGACGCCTCCCCGTCACCGAAAACCACGGCCCCGCCGACAAGGCCGGACGCGATCACAACGGGCAAGGCTTCAGCACCTGGCTGGCCGGCGGTGGCATCCGCGGCGGCACGATCTACGGCGCCACCGACGCCTTCGGTCACAAGGCCGTCGAAAACCCCGTCA